A region of Anopheles merus strain MAF chromosome 2R, AmerM5.1, whole genome shotgun sequence DNA encodes the following proteins:
- the LOC121603493 gene encoding serine/arginine repetitive matrix protein 2-like has product MNRLGETESTPKKRPLKVEDIVLKDAITKSGRKVKRPAHLDSPERAGCASPSETRKSTAPRAKKDTEAAGTPGKRAAAKDPASPEEVRPSRKTITSARKAVKEPADTPKRNEPKEPKPSASTVDEGAGISKSGRKIKVPVKLMEFESEVLTSPRKTLVSEREVPTKVKAAKTPGRAKTPAKAAVSNKAGADEAKQRKTPGRRAKSVVPEEPEAEKNSVALAARTPRRKAATALFGNEAADALRPESPVPELQSLLKTPGKRAVKSLMSGSAVKTLRTDSPPTDETIPPKTPGRLGRPKSVAVDKEGKSGSETDPKDSIKAAPTPGRRAGRSTINVAAKLSREESPTLELVVPKTPGRRVGKSVVNVLHAESAIAEQAAPKTPGRRKMDAVVDTENDLSKRVTKTPGRRLDKKEKLLSEEQTSDTDSTGSASLKPDSAIQKDPSLASEDALSRSGRKIKPKRVFEFEMDKQTMEPPVSDGKALNDGRRKRKVDSTDEASIETILSPTKKKNTASASGKVETPKQCSGLDSVVESVQIENIPDGAVSRSGRKIKPKKMFGFEDGDSDSFVHITGSSSPTLIDEKMDEASSIDGTVQKHASEVAKTNATGTPSKSVPLSAKIAKKASTLPVEIDTQVKEQKQNDFITRRGVDDHHHSSDQTDCVQIGTEPVILRTSIGFGKPTTAKEMPLVESATLKGDAKATESVTPKRDKTVEDGSSSRSGRKIIPKKFFDADDVPSAGRKSKVAVPSVQGKLPVLTPEEGETEQATHSVEQEIAAEGSAFLQMEIAEDSAVKGEAGGDSVSVEGVSAEEINVYVGTEHAEEPNVLTKETLESDIDIATKLETEYETPPAPVDEEQQQIGEGKEQEDCFKDGDSVSRADIVEVGIDSKKGSKEGEINAQEEKPEHNVDSIAPVETKESPSSQQTDTAPVISDEQPNRPDGEASGETGDIILSSDKIDKVILEAERSESSIKQLVEGEGAALIETSLEQQNKETLTVEKTLESITNSATDNEMNTTNDCDTVPEKNVDESAPKAVVEEPGSERVSEDVPTENVISKVATSEDDEMLAKNSLGGIEYLEDQVNNIAECIKKSSPTHEASDASMLEESTDPSSNSSTVTMPAVNEMNETFSPVKLNQVSSSSGVPVIDITTDTPRPVVAVAAAATAATPRTPEYKSAVQASADKCSPDKPPEIIEIMDSPAVAAFCYEKNTELLRSENGGSATSTPKLVVSLEEEAHETQEELQRAGRKRSLSTSAVDTTMKRNVTFHSPANITVLVETIDERLVQKSLQGQQQQERAEGNESSHGTSIGEKLRKPRKRSLSEHKSSDLKRNNKISKLPNFKNIHANHFNRMESIADFMKRKETRAKHILASASPATKIPARPVAATIDSSTAEAPLSSKKEASSSTAKPFLFKSAGGGGIPVPSAGLFVSGIKGAPSTTTAVKAPGAADRHVPSTTTATSTTAKKPIRSDADKMANRLKQFQATFKPKHIAPDASAASTAASGATITSAVGGHPVEQLRSKQSKILKGVRTNRRFELQMKHRDQQQ; this is encoded by the exons ATGAATCGTTTGG GCGAAACGGAATCGACGCCGAAAAAGCGTCCTCTGAAAGTGGAAGACATTGTTTTGAAAGATGCAATCACGAAATCTGGTCGAAAGGTGAAGCGTCCGGCACACCTTGACTCGCCAGAACGAGCGGGGTGTGCATCGCCCAGCGAAACTAGAAAATCCACCGCGCCAAGGGCAAAAAAAGACACCGAAGCTGCCGGTACACCCGGAAAGCGGGCAGCGGCAAAAGACCCAGCTTCGCCGGAAGAGGTAAGACCCTCACGCAAAACTATTACGTCGGCCAGAAAAGCAGTGAAAGAACCAGCGGACACACCGAAACGGAACGAGCCAAAGGAGCCGAAGCCAAGTGCATCCACTGTCGACGAGGGTGCTGGTATCTCTAAATCGGGACGCAAAATAAAAGTCCCTGTCAAGTTGATGGAATTCGAGAGTGAGGTGTTAACCAGTCCTCGCAAAACACTTGTTTCGGAAAGAGAAGTGCCAACCAAGGTTAAGGCTGCTAAAACTCCCGGGCGAGCTAAAACTCCGGCTAAGGCGGCAGTCAGCAACAAGGCTGGTGCAGACGAAGCAAAGCAGCGGAAGACACCGGGACGGCGCGCCAAGTCCGTAGTGCCGGAGGAGCcggaagcagaaaaaaatagtGTAGCGTTAGCGGCTAGGACTCCCCGACGCAAAGCTGCAACCGCTTTGTTTGGCAATGAGGCGGCCGATGCTTTACGACCGGAAAGCCCTGTGCCGGAACTGCAATCGCTCCTGAAGACTCCAGGGAAACGAGCAGTCAAATCTTTGATGAGTGGTTCCGCTGTAAAAACATTACGCACTGACAGTCCACCGACTGACGAAACAATTCCGCCAAAAACTCCTGGCCGTTTGGGCCGTCCCAAGTCGGTAGCAGTTGACAAAGAAGGGAAGAGCGGGTCGGAAACGGATCCAAAAGATAGCATAAAAGCTGCACCAACTCCCGGACGGCGTGCTGGTAGATCCACGATAAATGTAGCAGCAAAACTATCGCGTGAGGAAAGTCCTACTTTGGAGCTAGTGGTACCGAAAACACCGGGGCGCAGGGTTGGAAAATCGGTCGTAAATGTGTTGCATGCTGAAAGTGCCATTGCGGAGCAAGCGGCCCCCAAAACACCAGGCCGTCGTAAGATGGATGCTGTTGTGGACACTGAAAATGATTTGTCAAAACGTGTCACAAAAACTCCCGGGCGTAGATTGGACAAAAAGGAGAAACTACTGTCTGAAGAACAGACTTCGGATACGGATTCGACGGGCAGTGCATCGCTTAAACCTGATTCCGCCATTCAAAAGGACCCATCTCTCGCATCCGAAGACGCTCTGTCGCGTTCGGGCCGAAAAATTAAGCCAAAAAGAGTGTTTGAGTTTGAAATGGACAAACAGACGATGGAACCGCCTGTGTCGGATGGTAAAGCTTTGAACGATGgtagaaggaaaagaaaggtTGATAGCACTGATGAAGCATCCATCGAGACGATTTTGTcgccaacaaaaaagaagaacacgGCCAGTGCTTCTGGCAAGGTGGAAACACCAAAGCAATGCAGCGGATTGGACAGTGTTGTAGAATCAGTCCAAATCGAAAACATCCCCGATGGGGCGGTTTCACGATCCGGAAGAAAAATCAAACCGAAGAAAATGTTTGGATTTGAAGATGGAGATAGTGACTCCTTTGTCCACATCACAGGTTCCTCTTCCCCCACATTAATCGATGAAAAAATGGATGAAGCTAGCAGCATAGACGGTACCGTACAGAAACATGCAAGTGAAGTCGCTAAAACTAATGCCACTGGCACACCATCCAAGAGCGTACCGTTGTCAGCAAAAATCGcgaaaaaagcttccaccctTCCCGTGGAAATTGACACTCAGGTTAAGGAGCAGAAGCAAAATGATTTTATAACCAGACGAGGTGTggatgatcatcatcattcaaGCGACCAAACGGATTGTGTCCAGATCGGCACGGAACCGGTCATCCTCCGTACTTCTATTGGTTTTGGTAAACCTACGACAGCAAAGGAAATGCCGTTGGTAGAAAGTGCAACATTAAAAGGCGATGCCAAGGCTACCGAAAGCGTAACACCAAAACGCGACAAAACAGTGGAGgatggcagcagcagtcgaTCTGGTCGGAAAATAATACCGAAAAAGTTTTTCGATGCAGATGATGTACCATCCGCTGGGCGCAAATCGAAGGTTGCCGTTCCGTCCGTTCAAGGGAAGCTTCCTGTATTGACACCAGAAGAGGGAGAAACTGAACAAGCGACACACTCTGTCGAACAGGAAATAGCTGCGGAGGGAAGTGCTTTTTTGCAAATGGAAATTGCTGAGGATTCTGCCGTAAAGGGCGAAGCTGGGGGTGATAGTGTATCTGTTGAAGGGGTATCTGCTGAGGAAATTAATGTTTACGTAGGAACGGAACATGCAGAAGAACCGAATGTATTAACGAAAGAAACTCTGGAATCGGACATAGACATTGCTACTAAATTAGAGACGGAGTATGAAACACCTCCAGCACCGGTCGATGAAGAACAACAGCAGATTGGGGAGGGTAAAGAGCAGGAAGATTGCTTCAAGGATGGGGATAGTGTTTCAAGGGCAGACATTGTTGAAGTGGGAATCGATTCAAAGAAAGGATCAAAGGAGGGTGAAATTAATGCACAAGAAGAGAAACCGGAACACAATGTTGATTCGATAGCGCCCGTAGAGACAAAAGAATCTCCCTCTTCCCAGCAAACCGACACAGCACCTGTAATCTCAGACGAACAACCCAATAGACCGGACGGCGAAGCATCGGGAGAAACAGGCGACATAATATTGAGTTCTGATAAAATAGATAAGGTCATCTTAGAAGCAGAACG ATCAGAATCATCGATCAAACAGCTCGTTGAAGGTGAAGGTGCGGCATTGATTGAAACCTCGCtagagcagcaaaacaaagaaactcTTACAGTTGAAAAAACACTGGAGAGCATAACAAATTCCGCAACAGATAATGAAATGAACACTACAAACGATTGCGATACCGTCCCCGAGAAAAATGTTGATGAGTCGGCTCCAAAAGCTGTCGTCGAGGAGCCTGGCTCAGAGCGAGTGTCCGAAGATGTCCCCACAGAAAATGTCATATCAAAGGTAGCGACATCTGAAGATGATGAGATGCTAGCGAAAAATTCACTCGGAGGAATCGAATATTTGGAAGATCAGGTGAACAATATCGCTGAGTGCATCAAAAAATCATCCCCAACGCATGAGGCTAGCGATGCGTCGATGTTGGAAGAATCTACTGACCCTTCTTCGAATTCATCGACAGTAACCATGCCTGCCgtcaatgaaatgaatgaaacgtTTTCACCCGTGAAACTGAACCAGGTGTCGTCGTCTTCCGGTGTTCCTGTCATTGATATAACGACCGACACTCCTCGCCCggtggttgctgttgctgcagcagctactgctgctacgcCACGTACGCCAGAATATAAATCAGCTGTACAGGCATCAGCGGACAAATGCTCACCGGATAAGCCACCggaaattattgaaattatgGACAgtccggcggtggcggcattTTGCTACGAGAAAAACACTGAACTTCTGCGGAGCGAAAACGGTGGCAGTGCCACAAGTACGCCCAAACTCGTGGTATCGTTAGAAGAAGAAGCCCACGAAACACAAGAGGAGTTGCAGCGAGCGGGCCGTAAACGATCACTATCTACCAGTGCAGTCGATACTACAATGAAAAGAAATGTTACATTTCATAGTCCAGCAAACATCACCGTGCTGGTCGAAACGATCGACGAGCGATTGGTACAGAAAAGCTTGcagggccagcagcagcaagaacgAGCAGAAGGAAATGAGAGCAGTCATGGCACAAGCATCGGGGAAAAGTTGCGCAAACCACGAAAGCGTTCACTGTCTGAGCATAAATCATCCGATCTGAAGCGAAACAACAAGATCAGCAAGTTGCCGAACTTTAAAAACATACACGCAAACCATTTCAATCGCATGGAATCGATCGCAGATTTCATGAAGCGCAAAGAGACCCGTGCTAAACATATACTTGCATCGGCTAGTCCGGCAACAAAGATTCCTGCGCGACCCGTTGCCGCTACAATTGATTCCAGCACAGCTGAAG CACCATTATCGAGCAAGAAAGAAGCATCATCATCCACGGCGAAACCTTTCCTTTTCAAATCAGCTGGTGGCGGGGGCATACCAGTACCCTCGGCAGGACTGTTCGTGTCAGGTATCAAGGGAGCACCCTCAACGACAACCGCAGTAAAGGCACCTGGTGCGGCTGACCGTCATGTGCCGTCCACGACAACGGCAACCAGTACCACCGCCAAGAAGCCCATCCGAAGTGATGCAGATAAGATGGCTAACCGATTAAAGCAATTCCAGGCAACATTTAAACCGAAACATATTGCACCTGATGCGAGTGCCGCTTCGACTGCGGCTTCGGGAGCGACGATCACAAGCGCTGTCGGAGGACATCCGGTTGAGCAACTGCGCTCAAAACAATCGAAGATTTTGAAAGGTGTACGCACGAATCGACGATTTGAGCTGCAGATGAAACACCGAGACCAGCAGCAGTGA